The Pongo abelii isolate AG06213 chromosome 23, NHGRI_mPonAbe1-v2.0_pri, whole genome shotgun sequence genome includes a window with the following:
- the LOC100461022 gene encoding glutathione S-transferase theta-2B isoform X1 translates to MGLELFLDLLSQPSRAVYIFAKKNGIPLELRTVDLIKGQHKSKEFLQINSLGKLPTLKDGDFILTESSAILIYLSCKYQTPDHWYPSDLQARARVHEYLGWHADCIRGTFGVPLWVQVLGPLIGVQVPEEKVERNRTAIDQALQWLEDKFLGDRPFLAGQQVTLADLMALEELMQPVALGYELFEGRSRLAAWRRRVEAFLGAELCQEAHSIILSILEQVAKKTLPTPSPEAYLAMLLRIARIP, encoded by the exons ATGGGCCTAGAGCTGTTTCTGGACCTGCTGTCCCAGCCCAGCCGCGCCGTCTACATCTTCGCCAAGAAGAATGGCATCCCCTTAGAGCTGCGCACCGTGGATCTTATCAAAG GGCAGCACAAGAGCAAGGAGTTCTTGCAGATCAACAGCCTGGGGAAACTGCCGACGCTCAAGGATGGTGATTTCATCTTGACCGAAAG CTCGGCCATCCTGATTTACCTGAGCTGTAAGTACCAGACGCCAGACCACTGGTATCCATCTGACCTGCAGGCTCGTGCCCGTGTTCATGAGTACCTGGGCTGGCATGCCGACTGCATCCGTGGCACCTTTGGTGTACCCCTGTGGGTCCAG GTGTTGGGGCCACTCATTGGGGTCCAGGTGCCCGAGGAGAAGGTGGAACGCAACAGGACTGCCATAGACCAGGCCCTGCAATGGCTGGAGGACAAGTTCTTGGGGGACAGGCCCTTCCTTGCTGGCCAGCAGGTGACGCTGGCTGATCTCATGGCGCTGGAGGAGCTGATGCAG CCGGTGGCTCTCGGCTATGAACTGTTTGAGGGACGGTCACGACTGGCAGCATGGCGTAGACGAGTGGAGGCTTTCCTGGGTGCTGAGCTATGCCAGGAGGCCCACAGCATCATCTTGAGCATCCTGGAACAGGTGGCCAAGAAAACCCTCCCAACACCCTCACCAGAGGCCTATCTGGCTATGCTGCTTCGAATTGCCAGGATCCCCTGA